Proteins co-encoded in one Oreochromis aureus strain Israel breed Guangdong linkage group 3, ZZ_aureus, whole genome shotgun sequence genomic window:
- the LOC116327709 gene encoding uncharacterized protein LOC116327709 has product MDSGSLRHEINLALPDLHEETKRAVIEHLTDIIGVRNREDLLFVEPDDIKPFLTPIQSRRLVQVFRKVESGSSNNPKEPETTCSTTVQVPLQANSLCSAQASGQLPSTQPNVSNTSWISNFSVPWEKMPTRLSQALASGGMAHPEDRRIMIRTVVEEMRVHCPNPNRAACGEVARAIVSKYPATFADKTAEGEQLGCGYYSLLKQLKTRVEHVNRDNVSSRIRQPRKRSTRENNEGDVAIKRARSELDSYGCINWQPTTLPEGETTETLETKRQTMSTVFRSAGPQAIETTDVNTYMSLTYIYQRHMLNSWPAPTLCEVQEHWPFLFTKRGLCTHFHTLTDIEVDTRLSEALLTKGRRILNFFQSQRLQWNKEIEHLLRECDSAKLNHNQIATAAILLLMKYFQEKEDSIFILADAFSTKMSVEREMTLPITPRVIVLGNNFMSASRWMISLEGKVFYEPEQMHDFASTLAVFFASYYVFNLEYQESASITLEMIQRFFVRINPDMGTKCPAKLGTSRKTGRVVKRKVTSVSPRITTFLQRLSEFEWRTSN; this is encoded by the exons ATGGACAGTGGCAGCCTACGTCATGAAATTAACCTGGCATTACCTGACCTGCATGAAGAGACAAAGAGGGCAGTTATTGAGCACCTGACAGACATTATTGGTGTCAGAAACAGAGAAGATCTCCTGTTTGTTGAGCCTGATGATATCAAGCCTTTCTTGACACCAATTCAAAGTCGAAGACTTGTTCAAGTATTCAGAAAAG TGGAGTCTGGCTCTTCAAACAACCCAAAGGAACCTGAAACCACCTGCTCAACAACTGTGCAAGTGCCACTACAGGCTAATTCACTCTGTTCTGCACAAGCATCAGGTCAACTCCCTTCCACACAACCAAATGTAAGCAACACCTCCTGGATCAGCAATTTTTCAGTTCCCTGGGAGAAGATGCCAACAAGACTTTCACAGGCCTTGGCATCTGGTGGAATGGCTCACCCAGAAGACAGGAGAATAATGATTAGGACTGTTGTAGAAGAAATGCGAGTACACTGCCCCAACCCTAACAGAGCTGCTTGTGGGGAGGTAGCTAGAGCTATTGTATCTAAGTATCCCGCTACCTTTGCAGATAAGACTGCAGAAGGTGAGCAATTAGGCTGTGGTTATTATTCCCTACTCAAACAGCTTAAAACAAGAGTTGAACATGTAAATAGAGACAATGTCAGCAGCAGAATCCGGCAGCCAAGGAAAAGGTCTACCAGGGAAAACAATGAGGGTGATGTTGCCATCAAAAGGGCGAGATCTGAACTTGATAGCTATGGTTGCATCAACTGGCAACCCACAACCCTACCAGAAGGAGAAACGACTGAAACTTTGGAGACAAAAAGACAGACTATGTCAACTGTCTTCAGATCAGCAGGTCCTCAAGCAATTGAAACAACAGATGTAAATACTTATATGTCTTTGACTTATATTTACCAGAGGCACATGCTTAATTCTTGGCCTGCCCCCACCTTATGTGAGGTTCAAGAGCACTGGCCATTTCTTTTTACTAAAAGAGGCCTCTGCACTCACTTCCACACACTCACAGATATTGAGGTAGATACACGTCTCAGTGAAGCCCTTCTTACGAAAGGAAGGAGAATTTTGAACTTCTTTCAAAGCCAGAGACTTCAGTGGAACAAGGAGATTGAACATCTGCTACGTGAGTGCGACAGTGCAAAGCTGAACCACAACCAGATCGCCACAGCAGCCATCCTTCTTCTGATGAAGTACTTCCAAGAAAAAGAGGACTCAATCTTCATCTTGGCTGat GCTTTTTCCACCAAGATGTCTGTTGAGAGAGAGATGACCTTACCCATCACACCAAGGGTAATAGTGCTTG GGAATAATTTCATGTCTGCAAGCCGCTGGATGATCAGTTTGGAGGGCAAGGTATTTTATGAGCCTGAGCAGATGCATGACTTTGCCAGCACCCTTGCTGTCTTCTTTGCGTCATACTACGTTTTCAACCTTGAGTATCAGGAGTCAGCGTCCATCACACTGGAGATGATACAGAG GTTCTTTGTGAGGATCAATCCAGACATGGGAACAAAATGCCCTGCAAAACTTGGTACAAGCCGCAAGACAGGTCGTGTCGTAAAGAGGAAGGTTACAAGCGTCAGCCCTCGGATCACCACCTTCCTCCAGCGGCTCTCTGAGTTTGAATGGAGGACTTCCAACTAG